TAGTGCTTGAATTAGTTAATCACCCTAATAGCTCTTTTGTTAACAATTTAATCAGTGCCCTCCGGTATGGTACTCGCATTGGTTACCTAGGCCCCCACCAGCCCCGGGTGTCGCGTAACTTGATATCCGCCTCTCAACATCCTGAAGTCGTTTCTGGGAACATACATAAGGAAGTGCAGTTGGGAAGAATTGCGGGCCCCTTTTCATCCCCGCCCCTACCTGACTTGCAGTGTCACCCTATAGGCGTGGTCCCTAAAAAGCACTCTGTCGAATGGCGAACTATTTATCATCTCTCTTACCCTGAAGGGGATAGTATAAACGACCACATACCAAAGGATCCTTATTCGTTGCAGTACGTTCGTGTCGATGACGCGATCGCTATTCTGCGGTCCCTGGGTCCTGGGAGTTTTATGGCCAAAGCGGACTTGAAATCCGCCTTCCGTCTGATGCCAATCCATCCCGAAGACTGGAACCTTTTGGGTATATACTGGCAATCTCAGTACTACATAGACCTTTACCTTCCATTTGGGCTCCGCAGTGCTCCCTTCCTTTTTAACCAAATTTCTGATGCCTTAGAATGGGTTCTTAAACACAACTATGGCCTCCGCCATGTTATACACATTTTGGACGATTTCTTTTTAGCAGAGAAAACTAAATTTGACTGCCTAGGGAGCTTTACTACCCTTCTTAAGGTTTTCATGTCCCTTCGGGTTCCCACCGTCGCCTCTAAGACCCTGGGGCCCTCACAAGTTCTAGAGTTTATGGGCGTTGTACTGGACAGTAACCGCATGGAAGCGCGATTGCCTGAAGATAAGCTTGCCAGGATTCAGCAATTGTTGGACTCTTTTACCCACCGCCGTTCTGCCCGCCTTTTAGATCTTCAATCCCTTATCGGTACTCTGCAATTCGCTTGCAGAGTAGTAGTCCCGGGTAGAACTTTCCTCCAGCGCATTATAAACCTCACCCGAGGGGTAAAGAATCGTTTTCATCATATCCGTTTGAACAAGGAATTTTCCAGGGATATTCAAATGTGGAAGGTATTCATCGCTCAATGGAAGGGGCGATCCTTCTTCCTTGATTCCCGGGTCACCTCTTCCCCCGACCTGCAGCTCTATACTGATGCCGCTAGTACAATTGTGTTTGGTGGTTTTTTTCAATGGTAAATGGTTCCAGGGTAGGTGGCCCCCTAACTTACTCATTAACAAGACCAAAGGGATAAGTATTGAATGGCAAGAACTCTTCCCTATTGTTATCGCCTGTGCACTGTGGTACTCCCACTTTTCCGGCAAACGTCTTCAGTTCTGGTGATAACCAGAGCGTTGTCGCTCCGGGTCATTCAAAAGCCCCCAGGGTCATGGACTTGGTGCGTTTCCTGGTACTTATTTCCATGAAGTATAATTTCCTGGTTAAGGCTCGTCACGCCCCCGCGGCGCATAACGAAATAGCTGACGCCCTGTCCCGTTTTCAGGTTCAACGATTCAGGGAACTCGCTCCCGGTGCCGACCAGACCCCCTGCACCATCCCGCCTTCATTCATGACCCTCTGAAAGCTGCAGTCCTTAGGTATGCCAACTGGGCCTTGTCGTGGAACACCAACCGCACGTATACCTCTGGGGAGAAGcgttttattcagttttgtcTCATGAACCGACTAGCCACTCCCACAGGTGACATCCTCCCAGCATCAGAGGGAACTCTTATCTATTTTGCTTCCTATTTGGCCCGTACAGTCCGCCATGGCACAATTAAGACTTATTTAGCTGCCGTTCGCAATCTCCACATTATGTCAGGCTACAAAGACCCCTTAAGGGGAAGACTCCTCCTAAAAAAGATATTAAGGGGAATTCTCCGCTATCAAGGGTCTCCTCGTATCCGCAGACAACCCGTCACCCCGGGCGTACTCTTAGCCATTCGCCCCATCTTACGTAGTTGGCTAGGACCAGGGGATTTCTCCATGATATGGGCTGCCTTTACCCTTGGCTTTTTCGCCTTCCTTAGGTGTAGCGAGTTTACCTATCCGGGGGTGCACAGTTTTAGTTCTAAGTTTAATCTTACCAAGGACTGCGTTACATTTTGTCCCAGTCTGGTCTGCCCACAGCGCTTGCTTGTTACACTCAAGTCTTCTAAAACGGATAGTTTTAGGGCAGGGCAATCCCTCGTCATTGCCAGTTGCCCTTCTTTATTGTGCCCTGTCTCTGCAATGGAGCAATACTTTCTCCTCGCCAACCCACGTTCGGGGCCATTGTTCTATTTCCAGTCGGGTCGTTACCTTACACGGTCCTCCGTCACTCATTTACTTCGGGACTCTGCTAGAAGCGCGGGTCTCCCGCATGAGAGCCTTAAGGGTCACAGCTTTCGCATAGGGGCGGCGTCTGCCGCCGCCACTGCGGGCCTACCAGACTGGTTAATTAAGGTGTTAGGTCGCTGGTCATCAGATTGTTACCAGCTTTATATTCGCACTCCGGAATTGGTGTTACTTTCTGCGATCGTGTGCAAtcacgatcgcagacgatcgaagaactttctgcgatccgcgatcgtctgcgatcatatgcaAACCAACCTTAATGGCCCTAGGCTTAGTTATAGAAATGTGAATCTAGAGTTGTGCATTTTTTACTTAAGTAAGCGATTGTAATTTTACGCTTGAGTTTGTTACCCATCGATGTAGCGTCGTGTAATTTTACTTATAAATTGATgataaataaacataattacacTTCATTTTATGGTTGAATTATACGTCTTTTGGTggtaatttcaagttttttagaTGGGGTAAAATTACACCTTCCAAAAAGGGTAGCGGGGGTGGCAAGATCACTACACCATCATTCGGGGTAATTTTACCCATCCTTTCTGATATTATTACACTTGCTAGATGTGTAATTTTACAAGTGCAAAGTTGTATAATACCCATTTTACACTATTTTGCGTGTAAATTTACCATCCTTTTGAGAGTTAAACTACACTTTAGAAGTTGGTGTAataatacacacaaaaaaacggCTTGCGGGGGTGGCAACAATTTTACACCATTTTTAAGTGTAGTCTAacactttaatttttagtgtGAAGTAAATGctgatatttaatatttaacattATTCTCTTCCTCCAGCGTTTGCTGCACCATGGCTTCGCTGAGCGGCATCAAGTGGCTTTTGTACTCGACCTTCCTGTTTAGTTTCCTTGAGTGTGAATCAGCGAATGGCAACCATACAAAAGACCAGCCTTTTCCTTTTTCCAACATGTCAGACGTTTCTCTGTGCGCTTGCCATGATAGGCAGCACAGAATTTATAATTTAGCGAGTCTAGCGAAATCAGGGGGTCCAAGGTTTGTAAAGCACATCATAAGTTTGTCGACACGTTTCAGAGAAATTGTTGTGCTCACCAGTGTTGTGAAATTTCACTGCCTGTGTGGCGTTTGTCGTAATTCCTACCTTTCATATTCTTGTGTGCTCTACCGGTCTTTTAAATGAATCCTCTTTAGTTACATAATCAGCTCCACTGATTAAGGCAAGTGACATTTTAGTGAGCGTTAAGAAAATAGAAAGTATATTATCCATGAacagttaactgatatttgccCAACAGGTTTACTGCAAAAGCAAAGGATAACTATTGGCACAGCTACAATCCATGCAAATCATTTACGTTGGGGACGTCTGGAGACTGTTCCGGAGGTGATGTTGCTGTAAGTTGTGATTATCAAGCAACGGGCATCGAGAATTGCATTGTGAGAAATGTTTTAGGGCCGAATACCACCTActgtttaaaattaatgtctaAAAGTAAACTCTTTACTGAATTTGCTGATGCTGATTAACCTAAGAACTACAATATTTTGATCATACATCGTGTGTACCCTGACAGCGATATTTGACGAGAGTGTAGAGCTGAAATTAGTTGAGAATTTCGTTACCACATTGATGGACAAATACGATCCTTTTGGTTTTTATGTTAACTCTTTCTTTACCCCAGCAACCTTGCTTTGTTGGGGAACGCATGAAGGTGGCGTCGATCCAAGAGTTCCTTAATGTTTTCTAGGTTTTGGTGTCTTGACGTTCTTGACAGTCATCCTCAACAGATGCCGTTAGAAAATCATCCACGGCAGCAATACATGACTTAAAAGTGCCATTTCACTTAAGACGATTCtaagactttgaagtatttGTACTTAAATAATGTATATTTCATGATATAGGATTTTTAGCACTACCTTTCTGTGATCAGCCACTTTTCgaatggataattttttttatgtatgTACTACCTATTACGAAGAAAACattgtgaataataatatttcatCTCAACTGGCCATGATAAACCGCAGTCAACTTAACCATATTTTGTGCAAAAGGCTCCTATATCCTAAAGTTGTCTGGTGTTTTAGATTTGCAGGTGGACGGATAATGACACAAGTTATACGGACATAGGATCTCAGAAAAGTGTAAGGTGTGGCCATACCTCTCAAGGTACAATGAAATTGGTGTATACGTaagtatttctttatttatctcattttttattgtttgttaCGTTTCTTGTATGTAGTTCTTTTTTGAGGACAGCCGTTGTCTACCATATGTGGCCGCAAAGACCCTGTTCTGAAGATAGGAGATAGTCATGGAGGACTAAAACATTTaagaatggaagaaaaagaactaaaatatttaacaatggACGAACTCCGCTATTAAGGTGGTAACGTTTTGCAATCTGTTGCCATTGTAGCAGAAAAAGCCAGTGGCATTCTGAGGTCCATCTAAAATGCGACCCCGAAAGGAAAAGCATTCAATCTGCCGAGTTTACAGTTATTACAGATCTTAAAGCTGGTGCTATGGTAAGTCTTGAACTAAAAGAACATTACATTTAATTACCGTCATTTGCGAAAAttctttttgggaattttgCGTCGATCAAGACAAAGAGCATTTAATTAATTGTGTTGTCTGTAAGTATAGGACCATAAATGTATGACGAGAGTTATCTATCGAcaattacaataaaacaatagaGAGCATACGACAAGAACGATATTGTGCCAACGTAAGAACTCCAACTATCTACGGAAAGGAACTGTAAGTACTGACGCCCAAGccttaaaataattaatgcaTTGTTTTTGGCTAAGAATACAGTTCCACATGAAGCGTTCCAAAACCAGTAAGGGAATTGGTCTATTTTAAGTCAAGTGGGAGGCTGTTTCATCTTGAGTTAATGCGACAAAACTTCTTCCAACTACAGTTTGTCGCCTCAGTGTTCAGAGGGCACATGATATTAAATTGAAGTGCGATTACCTTTTTGTGCTACTTGTTGTATAAATCACTGTTTAACCTTAGAGAGACGGCTAGTCTTCTATCAGCAGGCCAAGTCGGCTTACACGCCGCTTATTTTCCACGCACGAGAAAGCACCTGACCAATGAAATTGCTCAGATTTCCAAAACCGGTCTTGCTGTTTATCCTGAAACAGTTCTTATCATAACTCCAATCCAGCCATTCTACTCTATTTAttacctgaccaaaaatttgatacccaatTTATGACCTTTAACCCTAACccctggtgcagacctgccttataattatttccctagttcagaccaatgttaaaggcaatgtttaatttatctgcttttattaggtaggttacatgataaagaagtagcttctaaataaaaaacgaattcaagactagatTAGACTAgagataccctatttatgaccaaaatggcggaaaagtggccaaaatcgataccctatttatgaccaaaacggctgaaaaaccctgccctttggggccgcacatacctatatagcccatataagggaatACCCTCCTTCCCCGGGAAGTCAGCGTTCCAACTTGTTCTTGCAGCCCTCTTTTAAAAGCTTTTAAAGACTCTCTTTGTGACACTTATGGTTCTTGTAAGATTTATATAATCAAATACAGGCTTAACAATGCTGTTATAATAAATCACTCAATACTTGAATTTGTGCTCTGGTGATTTTATTTCGTgtaaatggaaaagaaaaaaacgctTATTCGTAGCGAGATGAAAAAACGTATATGTGAGGCATTTATGGACGAACAAATAGTATTTCGGAGAAAGTTTTGCCTTTGCAGGCTGTTAAGCCGAGGAAGCGGATTTCCTCGGAGTTGGTAGGGAAATGTGAACTAAAAACTCATGGaacaattttgcaatggcactgtaattttaacttttttaaaacttggtcatgataaacgtttttgctgtttttactggaaaactgctgcaaacactgtaaaatagcagttttcataaaacttgttatttagaggctagtCATTTGATCGTATAGATCCATGTGACAGTCGTTTTCTTGGAAATGAATTGTTATCAATAATTTAATTCAGCTCTTTGGCTGGAACCTCAATTTATGATTTATGATGTGTACCTTTCGAACCATACTCTAATTCTTGTGCTGGTGAGGTAAATTATACACAGTCGTGAACTTTTTAAACATGACTTGAAATCTTTAAATTCAAATGGTTTGTTTGCGCCTTCTCATCAGAAATTTTGTCTGAAGCACATCTGCGCGTGTCCAGATGGTTGTCCAAAGGATCCTACAAAAAGACCGTCGGTGACAACTCCTCGtaagtaaatatatatatatttttttttccggtgGCAGTGGTGCTAAGGTTAAACTCGTTCTTCCAAGATTTCACCGGCAAATATATGTTTACATACAAAAGAATAAAGTAAGAAAGGGCGATGAGAATTCGTGGTGTAAAAAAGTTAACCCGATCCCCAAATTTGGTTACAACAGATACAAAAATCGAAATACCCATGGTATTTAACCAATAGTTATACGCGGTGTATAGTTAGCAACGATTCatcgaagtggaggtggcttgTGGTGGTTATTTTCCTCGCCGCTTCGCAGCTCGGGCCACCGACACTggggtgaatagttgttttagtatatactaaagagCGAagtaatatagcacaaaaagatgatcttAATTCATTTATTGCTGctaagattacaacattttcgggcgcaaattccgcgcgaattgctcggaggtgaatggcaagggatatccggagtttgagtagccaatcagcacgcgccttcaacgctatccatctgttttggtatatatttaacaattagacccgtagcccgcaagggttACGGGTCCATAGCGAAGCCGAATGGgatattgacccgtagcccttgattggtaaaaaaaagtcactgcttacgagccagaaggcccatcaggccggcgcttatctacggtttccgtagcatgaagcgactaggagtatttatactcccccctggatgggatgctagtccatcgcagggttacccccagcattacgccggtacccatttatacacctgggtggagagaggcaccgtgagagtaaagtgtcttgcccaagaacacaacacaatgtccctggccaggacccgaacccaaaccactcaatccggagttgagcactctaaccatgaggccaccgcgccttccccgaagggtctaattgttttagtatcacccaactagtcggacagaaaaggcaataacaaagttagttgggtgatactaataatatttattattatacatcacactcactatgaaaaatttgattggtcgagagcattcaatcaattcacaatagcttgtgaacttgacatgataaatgtaatatctgctgcagatattacatttagcatgtcaagttcaacgtcttcctggttactaagccccttggagtgttctcctcagaaataaaatggctgaacgcttcgcttctctttctgaggatgaattatgtgaaaaatgtataataaaacaattattgaattcggttttcgcatgatatcatgaattatcaaaacctcgtgtctgtgttgtCTGCCTCatccttcggcttcggcagataacacagaccttggttttgataattcatgatatcatgctcaacctcatccaataattgtttattattcaacacattatgacaatgtccaaatatggtcatagcgcgctcaatattcgtcgtgcgtactcaagaTATCCTTCGATACACGTAATTTTGAACGTAGAAATATGTGCATTGTCATCAATCATCAActttgcggaatatcgcctgatttaaGCCATCTCGGCCtccggcctcgtcggctaagtatcaggcgatattccgcgcgatttcgcaggatatttgttaaatattagcTTATAGTTATAATCTCTATCTTTTCAACCTTTTTGCTCACCTCAAATAGGGAAAAGGCTAAATTGGCTTGTCTCATGCAATCTTATAATAAccagaggaaaggaaaggaaaggaaaggaaaggaaagacactttatttaagtgtctagtcgttctagcgctggagcgctaattggggacactgtaaactgaaatgaacaatgaaagtaaatcaagtcaaatgttggtttttgaggagaggggaaaccggagtacccgtagaaaacctctcggtgcagagcagagaaccaacaaactcaacccacatatgacgccgagtccgggaatcgaacccgggacacattggtgggagtcgagtgctctcaccactgccccatccctgcaccccaattATTGATGAGGTTTTTGTTGTATCAGGGACAGAACACTGACTCCGCTATACGACATTCAATTATACGACGATTTAACGAACGATTTAAAGTTACAAGAGTAATGTAACTGctttttaaagaaggaaaatatGCAAAATGTGACTTGAAATGACTGAACTCACTGACAGGCACTGATAGCCAACAACGCACGTAACCTACAAATTTGTGAATTATCTTCTTTTATATTTGTCACTGATTGATCGATCGATAGAATACACTGCCTCGCAGAGCACAAGGACAACTGCACCTTCCCGGACAACAAAGAAAGCAACTCGGGCAATAACAGAGAAGGCTACTTCGCCTTCCAGAACATCTGGGAAAACATCTAGTTCAACAAATGGGACAACTGGCTTTTCTCTGTATACAATGTATACCTTTGTACCACCATTTCAAGGTTCGTAGTATTCCGTTGTAGACAATGTTGCATCCAAACAGTCTGTCATGACCGGCAGCAATTGAAAACCTCTTCACTTTTTATGAACAGCGGATAGTTTATCTGGAtgggttgaaaataaaattgggcTTTGAGAGATTTTACTCAACTGTCCGCACCAATACAACGCTTATGCAAAGATGTTTATTTCTCCTTCATAGATAATAAAGACCTCTACCACAGTTGACTTTTGCTAAAGAACAACCATCACAGAACGGCCTTTTTACCTCCTCACAAAAGATGAAACCCCAGATCCGAAATACACACTTATTAAtaagaaaaccttttttttaaaaacagttttATGCATAAGAGATCTAGAAGGACTATGGGAATAACGGATATTTCTTCGTCGTTGCAGGTTTTCCATATGAGAAGCCGCTAGAGATTTCCCTTGTAGCACTCGGAATTGTGTTCTTCGTAATGCTTGCAGTCCTCTCAATACGTTTTTGTATCAGGCGTTGGGGCTATAACGACGACGGCAATGACGTCAGGCAACCCCTCTTACCTGGTGCACAGAGTGCCGGCGATGTAACTAAAAACATTTTTCCTAAATCAGATGATGGTGGCAGAACTAAAAATCTACTCAATGCATCTCAACCACTTCCAGTGAGCGCGCCGAACTTGGACTGCAACATTACGGTGTCTAAGAAAGATGACTTCAACGAAGTTAAGATAGCTAGCGGGCCTGTTTGATTTGGAGACGTGGTTACTGAAAAAtggcacgaaaaaaaaaagtcgcaaAAGAACCATAGACGGCTGCAGCTTTTGATTGGCTTCAAACAAATTTGGGTTTATCAAACTGCTGAAACAACTTAAATAAAGAATAAAGCCTCGATACAACAAACCCCATGAATTAAATAACGAACTAAATTTGCTGGTATCTTGGTTCGCCATTAAATGGAGCTTCCGTTGAAATGTTAAATGGCTAGTTGTAGGCACCCCATTGTAAGTTCTATACAGATCGAATAAGAATAAATTTATGTGgaaaactaagggtgcgttcgattaaccgtattccggaataggaatacatggaatagaagttagaaattcttcgtttttacggagatttacATTAAATTGTCAAACTACTGCTAAAATAATGCTATTTTAGacatctttattatcctttgttattcttattccggaatagggtcaatcgaacgcaccctgagagaggaaaaagaaaaatgccgCTGACGAGAGTTAATAGTGACTTACAGGGGTACTCACGATTCTGTGTTGAttagttgattgattgattgactgcaACACAATTAATATAAAACAAACACTAGGAAAAGTTGCGCAGGATCCTAAAAGACAACCATAGCCTTTTTACCATGGGTTTTTTCACAGAAGCTCAAGTAAAGCGTTCCCTTTTAACGGCTTGGTCGGTAGTCCCTCAGTTTCGATCGCTCCTCCTTGAATCAAGATTTTGCGGGGCCATTTTTTCTCCTCGCGCTCGACTAACAGAGCGGCGAAAGATGGACTGCTCGTAGTCCACATGACTTCGAGTGAGACAGAGAACGCACGTGACACCACGGCGACCATCTTAGTTTCATTGAGCCATGCGACGGCAGTGATGTTGTGTCGTCAACTGATTATCCAGGCACGGAAAAccgatttttctgaaaaacacTACAGACTTATGGGATCGCGTATGCGGCAAACAGCTAACGTTgggctgaaatttgcgtttcacCAAAAACCAAAGATATTtatttgatttcagttgatttcttGACAATTATTTTCCTCCCTCCAAACGTATTTTGACGTATTCCATTCACGGGTAAAGTCGTCTGGCGTTAAAGTAAAATCAATCTAttaagggtgtgttcgattgaccctattccgaaATAAGAATGCGTGGGGTGATTATTTAATGaaggtatgtttggcgttttgaagcaacaagggtGCTAAAGGTATAATTataatagcattttagcaggttttttgacaattttaatgtgggTCTCTGTAAAAACGAAGTATTTATaatttctattccatgtattcctattccggaatacggtcaatctaACGCACCCTATTGGAAGGGCttactctcaggggtcaatgggttactgcgaacatagtttttgactgaGTGGAACCCATTCGCACCTTaaacgccctaggacgccccccattgacgagtaaaattgtctggccttagacagagtaaaataaataCTATTAAGTCTctctctcaggggtcaatgggttaaactgcttgaaagagagagagaatttAGGATAAggtaattttcatgcttttatgacaaggaGCTGCTTGTCGTTTCACGTTTTCTTGACTGGACTTTACTTGAATAATTTGGTGGACGACCTCAACGTTCTTCATTACTGGGAAATACGTCTTGATGaggactgaaaagaaaaacgaggcTCGACCATGTAACTCGTGGAAACACAAGAAAGTTATGATGCCCAGTGATCTTGTGGCATGGGTGTCCTGTGAAAAACACGTGATAACTCTCTAGAAGAGATTGCGTGACACAGGTAGAAAATCCTAGAGATGACGGACGAAGCATTTGAGGGGTGAGTTTTCGATAGCACAATGTATGCTATGTTTTGCAGCTGGTTTCTTTGGCACCTATAGATGATAACTTTCGCTAGAGTCTCAATTATTACAACGTTTCAGCGTAAGTTCCGAGTTTAATTTACTTGAATATACAATGATGTCTTCAGTCAACATTATTAACTCAAAAATCTACTTTAAGTTTTAGTGGCAACAAAGTTGGACACCGTTGCTACCTCTGTTTGGTAGTGCATCATTAATCCTACCATTTGAAGAAAGTTACAAGTCAAGGTAACAAGAAGAATACCAGTTGCACTACGCATGGTCTGTCAAGGCTAAAAATGTTGCAGTGTAAGCGATACCGGAAGTGAATACGACAAGAAGCTGATTTCTGGTTTCTGCGATCACTACAGCCAACTGCTTTCCATAATTCTCAGTAACGTTTCAGCCAGGAACAACTTTTTAATTggttagggttaaggttagTTAGGGTTAAAAACTTCAGTTGCGTATAAAGGAGATAACCGTGCTTCGGTGACGTTAGCAATTTCCGCGAAATCTATACCAGTCAAGTTCAGCGTGTTTATAGTCGCACTCGAATACAATTCCTCAGTAGCATACACGACTTCCTTTGTTTTTCGCGAGGAGTGTACTTCGAAACACAGGGCCATGTTTTTTTGGCCATGTTAATTAACAATTGCCCAGTTGAAGACATGTTAGAAGTTCATGTTGTTTTGCTCCCGATTTGAGCGACGTCCCTAACACAGCGAAAACAGCAAGCGTCAGTGAGGCGTTAAAACCTATCGGTCTTCCGGGGTGATGATGTCAGAGATGTGTCTTGGGCTGCATCTCTCATTATTTATTAGTTCCATTGCCCATAGTCTCTTTCGTGTACAAATTGTTGCTTGGTTTTTAAGAATAATAAGCTATGTTCCAGAGTTAATAGAGCATCCAGTTAAACCCTCACCTGAATTTTCATATGTGGTCTCTTCAGTTTTTATTGTGCCTAATTTTAAGTGGACATTttaagagggtgctaatggggg
Above is a window of Montipora capricornis isolate CH-2021 chromosome 6, ASM3666992v2, whole genome shotgun sequence DNA encoding:
- the LOC138052329 gene encoding uncharacterized protein isoform X4 is translated as MVALECNFFRVAYRMFFVYREDCTSKHRATFFGVCCTMASLSGIKWLLYSTFLFSFLECESANGNHTKDQPFPFSNMSDVSLCACHDRQHRIYNLASLAKSGGPRFTAKAKDNYWHSYNPCKSFTLGTSGDCSGGDVAICRWTDNDTSYTDIGSQKSVRCGHTSQGTMKLVYTRKSQWHSEVHLKCDPERKSIQSAEFTVITDLKAGAMKFCLKHICACPDGCPKDPTKRPSVTTPQYTASQSTRTTAPSRTTKKATRAITEKATSPSRTSGKTSSSTNGTTGFSLYTMYTFVPPFQDNKDLYHS
- the LOC138052329 gene encoding uncharacterized protein isoform X1 codes for the protein MVALECNFFRVAYRMFFVYREDCTSKHRATFFGVCCTMASLSGIKWLLYSTFLFSFLECESANGNHTKDQPFPFSNMSDVSLCACHDRQHRIYNLASLAKSGGPRFTAKAKDNYWHSYNPCKSFTLGTSGDCSGGDVAICRWTDNDTSYTDIGSQKSVRCGHTSQGTMKLVYTRKSQWHSEVHLKCDPERKSIQSAEFTVITDLKAGAMKFCLKHICACPDGCPKDPTKRPSVTTPQYTASQSTRTTAPSRTTKKATRAITEKATSPSRTSGKTSSSTNGTTGFSLYTMYTFVPPFQGFPYEKPLEISLVALGIVFFVMLAVLSIRFCIRRWGYNDDGNDVRQPLLPGAQSAGDVTKNIFPKSDDGGRTKNLLNASQPLPVSAPNLDCNITVSKKDDFNEVKIASGPV
- the LOC138052329 gene encoding uncharacterized protein isoform X3, which translates into the protein MVALECNFFRVAYRMFFVYREDCTSKHRATFFGVCCTMASLSGIKWLLYSTFLFSFLECESANGNHTKDQPFPFSNMSDVSLCACHDRQHRIYNLASLAKSGGPRFTAKAKDNYWHSYNPCKSFTLGTSGDCSGGDVAICRWTDNDTSYTDIGSQKSVRCGHTSQGTMKLVYTRKSQWHSEVHLKCDPERKSIQSAEFTVITDLKAGAMKFCLKHICACPDGCPKDPTKRPSVTTPRFPYEKPLEISLVALGIVFFVMLAVLSIRFCIRRWGYNDDGNDVRQPLLPGAQSAGDVTKNIFPKSDDGGRTKNLLNASQPLPVSAPNLDCNITVSKKDDFNEVKIASGPV
- the LOC138052329 gene encoding uncharacterized protein isoform X2 gives rise to the protein MASLSGIKWLLYSTFLFSFLECESANGNHTKDQPFPFSNMSDVSLCACHDRQHRIYNLASLAKSGGPRFTAKAKDNYWHSYNPCKSFTLGTSGDCSGGDVAICRWTDNDTSYTDIGSQKSVRCGHTSQGTMKLVYTRKSQWHSEVHLKCDPERKSIQSAEFTVITDLKAGAMKFCLKHICACPDGCPKDPTKRPSVTTPQYTASQSTRTTAPSRTTKKATRAITEKATSPSRTSGKTSSSTNGTTGFSLYTMYTFVPPFQGFPYEKPLEISLVALGIVFFVMLAVLSIRFCIRRWGYNDDGNDVRQPLLPGAQSAGDVTKNIFPKSDDGGRTKNLLNASQPLPVSAPNLDCNITVSKKDDFNEVKIASGPV